The sequence below is a genomic window from Methanofastidiosum sp..
AGGGTTCATCCATTAGAAGTATATCTGGATCAATTGCTAAAGCTCTGGCGAGGCCAACTCGCTGTTTCATTCCCCCGCTAAGTTCATCTGGCATGCTATTTTCCCAACCTGCAAGTCCCACTGTTTTTAATATTTTTTTCCCTATATTCTCCATTTCTTCTTTGGGAGTACCTTTTATTTCAAGACCCAAAACAACATTGTCAAGAATAGTCCTATGAGGTAAGAGACCAAATCTTTGAAAAACCATTCCAAATTTTTTTCGCCTCAATTCGATTAATTCTTTTTGATTAAGATCTAAGATATTTATTTTTTCGGTTCCAATAAGTACTTCGCCCTTTGTGGGAAATATCAAACGATTAATGCATCGTATCAGTGTTGATTTGCCGCTTCCCGAAAGGCCCATTATGACAAATATTTCTCCTTTATTGATTTCAAGATTTATATCTCTTAGAGCAACAACTTGCCCAGTTTTCTCTTTTATTTCATTTCTAGTTAAACCTTTTTCAATCAGTGGAAATGCTTTTTCAGGGGCTTTTCCAAAGACCATGAAAAGATTGTTTATTTTTAAATCCAACATTTTATCGCCAAAAAATCAAAATATTTGTTATTAGATTAATTAAAATTTTTTATGAGCCTTTAAATAAGTTTCTATTTTTGACTTACAATAATTATTAATTCTAAATATTATTAATTTAATATTATCTATTTATATATTATATGAAAATAATATTATAAATTTAAATATCTTTTATATATGAAAAAATATTAATCACAACCTTAATTTATTTATATTGATATGTGACCAATGGAATGGTGGTTATATGGGATTTGTGCAAGAATTTATGGACTTTTTAAAAGAATACAAAGTAATTGGGCTTGCAGTGGCATTTATTATGGCGACGGCTTCAACAGCACTTGTTAAATCTTTTGTAGATGACATTGTTATGCCCATCATCTCACCCTTCATACCAGGTGGGGATTGGCAGACAGCCGTTATCAATATTGGCCCGGTCGCAATTAAATCAGGATCTTTCCTGTCGCAGATTATCAACTTCGTAATCTTGGCCTTGGTCGTATTTATAATTGCAAAAAAGGTCTTGAAAGAAGAAAAAGTTGTAAAGAAATAATCTTCTAATTTTTTAATTTATTAAAAAAATTATACTTATTTTAATATAAGTAAATTGAGATTCTTTTATTTTAAATTCGCAAAAGACTTTTATAGAACTAATTATTAAGATAAATAACTGATGAAATACATTAAAGGAAAAAATTATGGGCTTTACTAATCTAGAAATATATTCAACGGAAGATTTGATATTGACCTCGCTAAAAAGTGAGCTTGATAGCAAATTTGCATATCTTAAAATCAAAGATTCTGTCAAGAATGCGGTCTTAAGGGACAAAATGGATTTTCTGGCAAAGGAAGAAGATAAACATAAGGCCTTTTTTGAAATTCTTTACAAAAACAAATATCCAAATAAAGTTATGAAAATACCCGATAAAACACCAGTGCCATTGCCAGAGATAATAATAAAAGATGAAAAGATTCAGATTAGCGAAGTACTCCAGCAGGCTATGAATGCAGAGATGGCTGCTTACAACTTTTATCGTGGAGTTTCTAATAGATTCAAAGAAGAAAAAGAAATCTTCAATATGTTGATATACATTGCGGATATGGAAATGGGCCATTACAAGCTTTTAGAAATTGAAAAAGAGAATTCATTGAGATTTGAAAGCTACGAAGATTCCTGGCCTATGATGCATTTGGGCCCATAAGATACTAAAAATAATACATTTACTTTTGAGAAAAATAAAGGAGGAAATAAAAATGAACAAATATGTTTGCTCAGTTTGTGGCTATGTCTACAATCCTGCAGAAGGAGACCCCGACGGAGATATACCTCCGGGCACACCTTTTGAAAAACTTCCAGATGATTGGACATGCCCAGTTTGTGGAGCAAGTAAGGATCAGTTTGAAAAACAGGAGGATTAAGTAAATGATCCCAAGGGCGATTAAGGATGATATATACTGGGTAGGATTTATTGATTGGGATAGAAGACTCTTTGATTCATTAATCCCTACACCGCACGGCACTACCTATAATTCTTACCTGATAAAAGGTAGTGAAAAGACTGTCTTGATAGATACTGTAGATTTTGGTAAGGATGAATTTCTTTTGAATGCATTGGAAATGGCAGGGGTAAAAAAGATAGACTACATCGTGACAAATCATGCCGAGCAAGACCATTCAGGCTCTCTTCCGAAAATTCTAGCAAAGTATCCAGATGCAAAGATAATAACAAATGCCAAATGTAAAGGCCTATTAGAATCTTTTCTATTTATTCCTGAAGAAAAGTTCATCGTTGTGGAGGACAATGAAGAGATATCTTTAGGTAATAAAACTATTCAGTTCATGATTGCCCCTTGGGTGCATTGGCCTGACACAATGTTTTCTTATCTAAAGGAAGACAAAATTCTTTTTTCATGTGATTTCTTGGGTTCTCATCATGCAACTAGTGAGCTATTTGTTTCAGATGAGAAAGAAGTTTACCTTTCGGCAAAAAGATATTATGCTGAAATAATGATGCCCTTTAGAACTATGATAAAAAAACATCTTGAAAGGCTAGACAACTTGGATATCGATATAATTGCTCCAAGTCACGGCCCGTTATACAATAGACCTTCGTTTATAATTGAGGCATACAAAGACTGGTCTAGTGACTCAGTTAAGAATCAAGTTGTCATCCCTTATGTTTCAATGCACGGAAGCACAAAAGCCATGGTGGAATATCTTTCAGACGCTTTAAGCAAGGAAGGAATCGAAGTAAAATTATTCAATCTTGAAATTGCTGATGCTGGTGAGCTTTTAATGGCCCTAGTAGATACAGCAACTATCGTCGTTGGAGCATCTACAATGTTAGTTGGGCCACACCCACTTGCTTATTATGCAACATATCTAGTTAATGCGGTAAGGCCAAAAACAAGATTTGTTTCAGTAATTGGTTCTTATGGTTGGGGCGGGAATACAGTTGAAGTTCTAAAAGGATTGATTTCAAGTCTTAACGTTCAATTAATCGAGCCAGTTTATATCAAAGGCTATCCACAAGATATTGACTTTAAATTACTAGATAAGCTAGCAGAGGAGATAAATATAAAACATAAAGAGATAGGATTGAGAAGATAATAATTTAATAAATGATTAGAGGGATTTTATGCAAGAAAAAACTAAGAAAAATTTAATGGAAGCTTTTGCAGGAGAATCGCAAGCAAATAGGAAATATCTTGCTTTTGCAAGTAAAGCTGATCAGGAAGGATATCCGGGTGTTGCAAAACTATTTAGAGCTGCTGCTGCCGCAGAAACTGTCCATGCGCATGCCCATCTTAGAGCGCTAGGTGAGATTAAAACAACAAAAGATAATCTAA
It includes:
- a CDS encoding MscL family protein: MGFVQEFMDFLKEYKVIGLAVAFIMATASTALVKSFVDDIVMPIISPFIPGGDWQTAVINIGPVAIKSGSFLSQIINFVILALVVFIIAKKVLKEEKVVKK
- a CDS encoding ferritin family protein, yielding MGFTNLEIYSTEDLILTSLKSELDSKFAYLKIKDSVKNAVLRDKMDFLAKEEDKHKAFFEILYKNKYPNKVMKIPDKTPVPLPEIIIKDEKIQISEVLQQAMNAEMAAYNFYRGVSNRFKEEKEIFNMLIYIADMEMGHYKLLEIEKENSLRFESYEDSWPMMHLGP
- a CDS encoding rubredoxin, translating into MNKYVCSVCGYVYNPAEGDPDGDIPPGTPFEKLPDDWTCPVCGASKDQFEKQED
- a CDS encoding FprA family A-type flavoprotein is translated as MIPRAIKDDIYWVGFIDWDRRLFDSLIPTPHGTTYNSYLIKGSEKTVLIDTVDFGKDEFLLNALEMAGVKKIDYIVTNHAEQDHSGSLPKILAKYPDAKIITNAKCKGLLESFLFIPEEKFIVVEDNEEISLGNKTIQFMIAPWVHWPDTMFSYLKEDKILFSCDFLGSHHATSELFVSDEKEVYLSAKRYYAEIMMPFRTMIKKHLERLDNLDIDIIAPSHGPLYNRPSFIIEAYKDWSSDSVKNQVVIPYVSMHGSTKAMVEYLSDALSKEGIEVKLFNLEIADAGELLMALVDTATIVVGASTMLVGPHPLAYYATYLVNAVRPKTRFVSVIGSYGWGGNTVEVLKGLISSLNVQLIEPVYIKGYPQDIDFKLLDKLAEEINIKHKEIGLRR
- a CDS encoding rubrerythrin family protein; protein product: MQEKTKKNLMEAFAGESQANRKYLAFASKADQEGYPGVAKLFRAAAAAETVHAHAHLRALGEIKTTKDNL